A window of Malania oleifera isolate guangnan ecotype guangnan chromosome 2, ASM2987363v1, whole genome shotgun sequence genomic DNA:
tatatttaatttcatCTAAATCAACGCAAAAGTTCAAATTCAATGTGCttccaaaataattgaaatattatttaattaaattatagaAAAGGAACACGACTTATACCATTTTAAAATTAATacaagttttattattttttcttacttaataaaataataaattttaaaaaaaaagattagGACATTTTCTGTAggtttaaaataatatatatatttcttaaggtttgtcaaaaagatacaaattttttttaaaaaaatttatctttttgtaAAATGTAATGagaggtgtatatatatattttttgaaaaatttagaagAGGTTTGCGTTATTTTTGAAACCCAGGATTTATAAAAATCTTAAAACCTCTTAGGAGGTATTTTGTCAACAAACCTCAAAGGAGGTTATTATTTTCCCCTAAATTTTTTCTTTAccttttttttaatcttttgtctgtaattaaaaaaaattaagattaagagaattttttatttaatacattaaaaCGAATACATAATTACACATGAATCACAACTTTAATTTATAGCAAagactgtctctctctctctctctctctctctctctaaatgcgTGTGTataatatgtattatatattccGGAAAATGAGTCCGCCAGCAGGTCTCTAATCCAACCATGGGAGAAGAGCAGGCAAGACCGCCGGTAGCCTCCTCCGCCATAGAAACCGCCAACAACTCCGGCACCACAGCCCATAACCTCCCCGTCACCACCGCTCCCGTCGCCGCCCATGACCATAAAAAGAAGCTCACTCTCATCCCTCTCATCTTTCTTATCTACTTTGAGGTCGCCGGCGGCCCGTTCGGAGAGGAGCCCGCAGTGCGCGCCGCCGGCCCCCTCTTTGCGATCCTTGGATTCCTAATTTTCCCTTTCATCTGGAGCGTTCCGGAGGCTCTCATCACGGCCGAGCTCTCTACAGCCTTCCCCGGCAACGGCGGGTTCGTCATCTGGGCCGCCAAAGCCTTCGGCCCCTTCTGGGGCTCCCTCATGGGCTCCCTCAAATACCTCAGCGGCGTCATCAACGTCGCCGCCTTTCCCATCCTCTGCATCAACTACCTCGAAAAACTCTTCCCCATCTTCGCCGGTGGCCTCGCCCGCACCCTCGCCCTTCTCATCTCCACCCTCGCACTGTCCTTCCTCAACTACACCGGCCTCTCCGTCGTCGGCTACACCTCCGTCTGCCTCGGCATCGTCTCCCTCTGCCCCTTCATCCTCATGTCCCTAATTGCAATCCCCAAATTCCATATTCGCAGATGCCTTAGCACAGGCGATAAAGGAGTAAAAAAAGATTGGAATCTGTTCTTCAATACTCTTTTCTGGAATCTCAATTTCTGGGACAATGTTAGTACCCTCGCCGGCGAAGTCGATAAACCCCAGAAAACTTTCCCCAAAGCCCTATTTGCTTCCGTTATTCTCACCTGTTTGGCCTATTTGATCCCTCTAATCGCCGTCACCGGCGCACTTTCCCTCACTCAGGACCAGTGGGAAGACGGATTCTTCGCCGTCGCCGCTGATATGATCTCCGGAAAATGGCTCAAAGTGTGGATCGAAATCGGAGCCGTTCTGTCGGCGATTGGACTGTTCGAGGCCCAATTGAGCAGCTGCGTGTACGAGCTCGTGGGCATGGCGGATTTCGGGTACTTGCCCCATTTCTTCGCTTTCAGATCCAAATGGTTCGACACTGCATGGGTGGGGATTTTGCTGTCCACCGCGCTGACGTTGGCCGTTCTGTACCTGAGCTTCGAAGACGTGGTGGCATCGGCGAATTTCCTGTACAGTTTGGGGATGCTGCTGGAGTTCGCGTCGTTTCTGTGGCTGCGACGGACGCTGCCGGAGTTGAAACGGCCGTTCCGGGTGCCGATGAAGCTACCGGCGCTGGTGGTGATGTGCCTGATCCCGTCAGGGTTTTTGGTGTTCATAATGGCGATCGCAACGAAGGTGGTTTATCTGGTGAGTGGGGTGATGACGGCGGCGGGAATCGGGTGGTACTTTCTGATGAAGCTGTGCAAGCAGAAGGAGTGGATGAGATTCAGCAATGGCGAAGTTGAATTTGGCTGACGAATTGACACTGAAAATTTGGGTTTATCTGAAATTTTGTCGTGGTTAAATTGTGATGAAGACAATTGGAAGAAGATGAAGATTAATCTTCATATCCGTGGCTGAAAATTGAGGGCAGCGGGACACCTTGTTTGGGAGTGATTGGGAAATTGGAAATGACAGATgcaatattttatatttctttttttgaCAATGTTTGAATATTTAATGTATCATAGATTTCACTTATTCAATGTTTCTAATGTCATAATTTGATTGTAGTGTTGTACTTTTGATCAAGTTGGTGAGAAGTTTAAACTCCTTCATGATTATATTTCAATACTATAATATGTTGTGAGATGAGAATCATGGAAATGGTTTTTGTAAGTTTTTgtatcttttttcttttaaaaagtgAAGCCATATAGATTGGATTAAGACAACTTTCTAGCAAGAAATTACACTATGAGCTAACTTGCAGCAGTATAATTCATTTTAGTTGATCGACTCACGAACTAAAATGTCCATTTAAAGTATTCTGTTATTGAATGTAAGGTTAAAATTTTATAGGGGATAAATAGTTCCAACACAATTTCTATGGAGAACTTGTCACCGGTATGGTTGAATTGAGTAGgaatattttatgtatttatgaggaagattttgtttttattttcaatagtAGATTGATTTAATGAgaaaaattaatgaaattttatgAAATTGGCATGTTTTTTTTTGGAAGAGTCTCAACTCATGATCACATCAATATTTTCTTTGTTAATTATTGGATCTGaagatattttattcataagttGTGGGCCATCTTAAGATTAtttgtagaaaataatttttaattttttgaagaCATACAAATTTATTACAATGTTTTCCACTATTTAAACTTTTGTTCAAGAAATAAAGCTGGACAATaacaaaaatgaattttaaaaattgtttttaacaaattttagaaaactagaagtgatatttttttttttctaatttttttaaaacaaaaaaaaaatatatatacatttttataaCTAAATAGGTCTTTAACGTTATTATTGTCTTTTTGAGGCTATCGTTCTCAATCGTACAAGTTTAATAGTTTAATTAGTAAATCATTCATTAGTCTTGGACAGTTAAGTTAGAAAACTATTCATTAATCCTCCCTAAGTTACCCCAACAAATTTCTCTCAAAGAGATTTAAGAGTTTAATAATAAGAGTTCAAAACGTTGTAATTTATTTTAAGGCTTTTACAAATTTAAGTAAAGGATTGATAGCTTAAATAGTAAATTATTCATTAATATTGGATACATTTTGTTGTTCTCGATTatctaactctgataccaattgttgtgcaacAATCgacgctctaataccaattgtcaGTGCCGAGTGTGCGTAGCGGAATACTTTACACAACCCCACTATGTGTGCAACAATcggcgctctgataccaattgtcggTTTTCTTTTCCCTTCTGTATGTGTGTCTGAGAGATCATGAACTGAAATTGCGTTAGTTTCTGATTCTGAGTGCTGCTTGACTCTGGATCTGAATGAGTGTTAACTTGGACCCTAAATTCCCCGGAATTCTTTCTCCTACTGCTCTGAAACCTCTTTGCACTCTAGATCCCTTTTCAATTCTATAGAGTTTCCCTTTCtctaattctaatttttttttctcttccaaTTCTTGCAGGGTCTCTCTGATGTTCCCCTTCTCTTTTttgtagagattttttttttctctatctcATTCTCCTGTTTTTCCCTCAATTTTGATAGAATGTTGCTGTGCTCTCTGGTTGTAGTGCACTGGGTGAGCATCCTTATTTATAAGGAGGCCGAGGGGGCGATTTGGCGCTAGGAATTCCCTTCTAATCGAATTCCTTGCGCTGGCAAGGAATAATTTTGTTAACCAATTTTATTCTGCATCCATGTGCACTCTCtgcattttattattatttatttatgaattttaaCTAACGAATTACCTTTGCTATCTTTCTTTGTGCGTAGGAAACCTTGGGGAATGTCCAGATGGCAGTAGGGGATTGGAGGGCTTGCattcttattaatttttttatttttttccttttggatGTGGATGTACCCCCGTGTTTCCTGTGATGCAACATCTATTTGTACagacttttctttttctttttttccttgtATGCATCTCatttttaattttctgcacattTTGTATCTCCTTTCTGCATGTGCTCGACTGTACTGGGGAAACATGTGcccattttttttttgattacataaGAACTCCAACTACCAATGAGCCTTTCGGATcccctagtgcggcaccaaacctacggattagCATTCTCTATCCCCTGTCTCGCTGATTAGGGTAAAGTCCAGATGTCgacacgacttctgtgcatcagttgcacgttcagccaacccgacccctgagacacatctccattactatCCACGGTCCCCATTGGCTCATAGAGAACTTtcaccatccacagtccccgctagttcacagagcgaactctcaccatccacggttcccgCTAGCTCAAAGAGTAAACTTTCACCATCCACATGCATCGCTGATTCCATAAGTGTATATATTTGGAATTGAAaccccgatactccttcttacgtgcaGATGCTTTCCACCACACCATGCCCATAGGGGCACATGTGCCCTTCTTTTGTTCAATAAAATGTGACATCATggttgtttttcaattttaaccaAGGACAAACTCACGGTTGACTAATTTTGACCAAGAAAACGAACGGTAATAAACGTGACCAAACGCCCAATTTTTAAAGGACTCAAACTTTAGATTACATGacttatttcaaaaattaaagacaAGGACAGACTTGATTTTAAAATCTTCTAggactcaaattaaaaatttaaaaacccaatttcCAAATGAAAAGAGATCAAGAACTCAAATTTTGCAATTTAAGGAAACCAACTAGAAGTTAAAAAGACTCAGATTAAGATTAAACAAGACTCATTTTGAAATTATGGGGCTTAATCCACACTTAATTTTGACATTGAAGGATACCGACTCCAGTTTAAACCATCAAATGGACTTAATTTTTGAAGTAATTGTAATGCAAGATCAAAAGAAAACTCGAAAACTAACCGAGACTCAAAACAAGACGGGACtctattttttctaaaatatctagGACTCGAAAAATAAAAACACTGGTACTCAAGTATGACTCCAATTTTCGGGGGTTCGAGGTCAACTTTTATTATACTGGGTTTCCTTAGgatggcttggttaaaattggggtgcgcacaatatctatatatctatatatatttgccTTACTTTAAAAAGATAAGAATATAATTTTAGAAAAGACTTATATACTCTTATATATAGTATAGAAATTTACTTATTTTAGGAAATGTTGGTCCtataaatttttacttttaaaaaataaagatatttaTCTTTTTACAATTACATTTTTTTATAAGCttttactgtttttttttttttaaaaataaagatatttttgcccaaaataatttaaactatttgtaattttttaaatagtacttttatttatttattttgttataattttttaattgtcaatcacttataattattaattattataatatgtTTCTATTTATCACAAGAAATTTTTACAAGTGATGTTGAATCTTGACTTGTTAGAATTGGTTTGCTTCTTCATGCAAGGGTAATGGTTGCAAATATCACTTTTAAATCTTAGATTTAGATTTACCTAGATTTGGATGGAATTCAACATGTACTACATTCTATccaaatatatacacatataaatttaaatttgaaaattcatacttttaagtttttaactaaaattttttagTTGTGAATGTCAACTAACGTCAAAACAGAGAATCCTAATTGAatcaataatataattttttaattgataataGAAGAAAAACCATTAGGAGGAAAATGAGGGAATACAAAACCAATCAAGAAAATACCTATTGATTCTTGTGTCTTACCATACTACCTAAATTCCAATTGTTGCAgcattcaattaattaatgaatgaGGGATCATACATCTTTACCTCTCGACTCATTTGTATGTTAATGATTTATTGATTTAAGTACACTCGGGATAGGCTCATTTACCGgtcgttgtatttttttttttaaaaaagtaatgACATTATCAAAGGAGAAATCCAGCAAGATACTTGAAAACTCCAAACAGACTTACAAAAAATAGTGAGGATAAAATAACCTCCTATATCAATAGAACACTTCCCAATCTAAAAATTATCATCACCTTAcaagaaaacaaataaaacttCCAAACAACTGAAATTATTTACTCTCAGCACGCATTTTATGCTTGCGTCAATTCGATTTGATTTAATCCAAGGGTCTGCTTCAGCATTATGTCtgttttttggaatttttgagaGGAGTTTTGAGATCCAATGGTGTAATGAGCTTCTTAAGGAACATTATGATTTGGGGATGTCCactattataattaaaaataaataaaaaatatacatatgtgGTGTCATTAAACTTTTGTACATTGTACAAGTTATAAATTCCTATAAGGTTGCGCTGAAAGAATTTCAATAACAGGGTTTGACAATATTGGCTGATGACTTTAGGTAGATGATTGAAATGGAAATTATACTGCAATAATCACTTGGTGTGGTGTTTCAAATGATGAATAATTGTGAAATTATTTGGGTTAAGAAATTTTGGACGGTGAAATGCTACCTGTTATTTTCTTATACAATGTTGAGAAGGAAATGACAAAACCAGTCACTCAATTTCGTTATGGATTAGTGACTTTCTGATTGGGAACGCATTAACctactttatttttctttttgattagTGCTTAACTAAGCTTGAGCATGGATCAAGTTTAAATCTAACTTGAACAATTTGGATTTTATACATGGGCCTCACTACTAAAATATAAGTAGCCAATCCACAAGTCCATATCTTATATAGGCAAATATAAGTTCATTCAAGGCTCATTTCACGTACCTAATTTAGTGTCCTAATAAATAACCTCTTGGACTTCTCGATATGACACTCTTAAGAGTCACGCAATATCTATGGAGAAAATTAGCCTTAATTATTCAGTAATTGTCTCAAAATCAGAGTCATATAAGATCGGGTAGTGGTTGAAGAACTACATTTTTTAAACCGTTCTTTCATGATTCACTTTTCATTCAAACACATATTCTTCATGATCGTTCTAATGCACAAGAAGATCAAATATAATGTCTTTCTTCGACATATGTCAAATTCGTTGTCATGAAGATTCATCATCGCTTTATTTAAAATTAACACTCTTCAAATTCTTGAATcaacaaatattttacaaagattgaataaaaaaatttcattctttaCTCTAAAGATCACAGAAATTGTgttttttcttaataataaactTGCATTGTTCCAATTTTTCTTGTCCTGACTTTTAAATGCACGAACTTTGATGTTACATTAAGCTAATACTTATTCGAAAAACTTTTTTTGCAAGTGTTAAATTTAATAAGCCATCTTATTCCTACCTCTTCTTATAAGTAATACCTCTTCTTATAAGTAAGTTTTATGAGAATTCTATTTTTATGAGAATTTTACCTTTTGGGTCACATTGCTCTCATTATTTTAGCTTATAGACAATAATAcccttataatatatatatatatatatatatattcacttctctattatatatataaaattctttttgaaaaatttaaaaagtaaaatgTGAAATTCATATATGGTCATGACTCATGCATGTTGCTATGGCACATGCATGATCACAACCATAATTTGGTTAAAATCGAATTAATTGAATTAACCGAGTGATTCCGATCAAttagatttgattaaaaatttattcagttCATTTTCGTCGaattttgatttttggttgtGGATTCGATTTTTGAGTTTGGCTAATTCAGTTAATTGAATAgtgtaaattaataataaataattatatatattatattaaaacattatatatattttatatatactaaaatttatatattttatacatattatTTATATCGGttatattttatacaaattaaaatactaAATCAGTTAAATTAGTTAACCGAAATTTGGTTCGATTTGGGGTAATATGAAATTTCACTTCTATTTAATTAATACAATTTTCTAACTGAATTTTTTTGATCAATACAGTTGATTAATCGAACTAACCAAATGCGACTGAGAGTGCATCGtatctaggggtgagcataattcggggaaaaccgaattaaccgaattaaccgaccgaaattggtcggtttggttcggttaaaaaattatgttcggtcggttcggttatgctttccaacatttcggtgaatcgggtttcggttcggttaatggagaatgttaattcggttaaccgattaaccgaattaataattaattaaatttaaatataaattagtaaattaaaatctGGTTATTATTTTTCTGGTATTCTCTCAAACTCTCAGGCTCAGTCTCACACTCAGCCAGAACGCAGAAGACCCTCCCTCACTGGCaatgagtcactgcctctctctcgctcacctgagctcaCTCATTCGCAGTCCACACCAGACACCACCGGTCCACCAGActccatcttcacgcgatgccgTCGTATGTGTCCATTGCCGTCGCCGACTTGCCATCGCCGCCATCGTCACCAACACGGCAACACAGACTACACAGTCATTGCTCTCTGAAATCGGAAGGCCATCAccgagtcactgcctctctcccACTCATCCGAGCTCACTGCTCCGCACCGCCATCGCCATCGTCGTCGCCGTCCATCGTCACCAGCACACAAGCTgacaagctccctctcattctcatttctCTTCTCTCGTGCACATACCAGTTCACTGAGAAGTGAGAACCACCCCCGAGTCCCCTTCCTTCACTTCTCGGGAAGCTTCCCCCCTTCCCTCACttctcggttaaattcggttaaccgaattaccagAAAAATAAATTCGGTCGGTTCGATTCGGTTCAGCCaaacggttcggtcggttcggttaacagttttctttaaccgaaaatttcggttaattcggttaattaatcgaatatgaccgaaccgaccgtttgctcacccctaattcgtatcattatttgaaaacgCGTACATTATTTCAATGCTTATACAATTCTATAAAAAAGTAAGGCTTTGGAAAATGCATTAATTACGTTTTGCACATCACATTAATGTGGATGGGCAAACTTCAGCAGGAGCAGGGCATGGAAGATGAGGAAATTCATTTCTTCCTTCTATCTGTTCTTCCCACTGAAATCAATCCAGTTGTTATTGGAAACACGAAAAAGGCGCCTTGAAATTGCTAACCGACTATCCCTGAACATCGTATAGCATTGATTTGGAACATATGATTACAGAATGGAAATTCAACAAATGGAAGAGAACCAAATTAGAATTCTGGGGAAAACTGAACAATAGATTTGGGTAGACCACGCGATTATGAAAAGAACAAGCAAAGAAGCAAATGAGGGAAATAGCGTGCAGTCACCTGTCTTTTAAGAGGAAGAGATCGACAGAAGAGGATCGATGTAGAGCTCGACAAACACTTCCTGATGCGCGCAGCAGAACATTCAAATCTGATAGAGATTCTGAGAGAGTGGATTGGTTGATTTGGCTGATCGGTTGATTGGCTTAGAaaccaaattcaaaaattcaaattcagttCAAGCCAAAGATTGATGGTGTTAGTCGCCGCCGCCTCGGTTCTTCCCTTTCCTGCTCGCCCAACGCTCAGGTTcaatcttttctctttcttttgagtTAGATCTGTTTTAAAGCAAAATTTCCAAAGTCATTATGTGCATTGCCATCCCAGATTACTGGAATTGTTGCGATGCTGTCTTGAATTTAAGTAATAATTTTACTTCTTCCAAAATTGCAATTATCGTTCATGAACAATGATAGTTTTTTGTTTCTTCAAAGTTATAGTTCCTGTCTCTTAATTTTTATATACATCCCCATGTGCAGCGCCTCCACCTCCAGCGACCAGAAGCACCAACACCATTATCTTCCATACTTGTTCGTTTCTCTGGGTGCTCCACCCTGCATACGTGCCACGTCTCGCCCCCGTCCATCGTCACCTCCACACGTGTAACTTTCTTCCCTCCTCCTATAGATTATCTACGCGTTATCATTCCAATTAAATCACCCCTCATATATTTCATCAAAattaattaaaacaaaatattaaaaccATATTTCCAGAAATTTGACGACCCTTTTCTATGTCTGAactaaggattt
This region includes:
- the LOC131149738 gene encoding probable polyamine transporter At3g13620; its protein translation is MGEEQARPPVASSAIETANNSGTTAHNLPVTTAPVAAHDHKKKLTLIPLIFLIYFEVAGGPFGEEPAVRAAGPLFAILGFLIFPFIWSVPEALITAELSTAFPGNGGFVIWAAKAFGPFWGSLMGSLKYLSGVINVAAFPILCINYLEKLFPIFAGGLARTLALLISTLALSFLNYTGLSVVGYTSVCLGIVSLCPFILMSLIAIPKFHIRRCLSTGDKGVKKDWNLFFNTLFWNLNFWDNVSTLAGEVDKPQKTFPKALFASVILTCLAYLIPLIAVTGALSLTQDQWEDGFFAVAADMISGKWLKVWIEIGAVLSAIGLFEAQLSSCVYELVGMADFGYLPHFFAFRSKWFDTAWVGILLSTALTLAVLYLSFEDVVASANFLYSLGMLLEFASFLWLRRTLPELKRPFRVPMKLPALVVMCLIPSGFLVFIMAIATKVVYLVSGVMTAAGIGWYFLMKLCKQKEWMRFSNGEVEFG